Proteins encoded within one genomic window of Empedobacter falsenii:
- a CDS encoding 1-aminocyclopropane-1-carboxylate deaminase/D-cysteine desulfhydrase: MIWNDYKAQIQNIDIKHLTSLNIQLSILREDLIHPEISGNKYRKLKYNFIEAEKQGFKKLITFGGAFSNHIAATAAAGLLHHFETIGFIRGEELKDKIDENPTLRFAKECGMQLHFISREEYRKKDEVEFINHLNTKYPNTYVIPEGGTNDFAIKGCEEILYDDCFEYDFIASAIGTCGTIAGLIESSKPHQKVLGFPSLKGDFIQNEIEKLTNKTNFTIFNDYHFGGYGKVSDELITFVNDFKRINHIQLDPIYTGKMVFGIFQLIKNHYFSDNSKILLVHTGGLQGIEGMNKLLKKKNKNIIE; this comes from the coding sequence ATGATTTGGAACGATTATAAAGCTCAAATTCAAAACATTGACATCAAACATTTAACTTCTCTTAATATTCAACTTTCTATATTAAGAGAAGATTTGATTCATCCCGAAATTTCTGGAAATAAATACCGAAAACTGAAATATAATTTTATTGAAGCTGAAAAACAAGGTTTCAAAAAATTGATAACATTTGGAGGTGCTTTTTCTAATCATATTGCGGCAACGGCAGCAGCTGGACTATTACATCATTTCGAAACTATCGGTTTTATTCGCGGAGAAGAATTGAAGGATAAAATCGATGAAAATCCTACATTACGTTTTGCAAAAGAATGTGGAATGCAATTGCATTTTATTTCGAGGGAAGAATACCGAAAAAAGGATGAAGTAGAATTTATTAATCATTTAAACACTAAATATCCAAACACTTACGTTATTCCAGAAGGAGGTACAAATGATTTTGCAATAAAAGGTTGTGAAGAAATTCTGTACGATGATTGTTTCGAATATGATTTTATTGCTTCGGCAATCGGAACTTGTGGAACAATTGCTGGATTGATTGAAAGCTCGAAACCTCATCAAAAAGTTTTAGGTTTTCCGAGTTTAAAGGGAGATTTTATCCAAAATGAAATCGAAAAATTGACAAATAAAACGAATTTCACTATTTTTAATGATTATCATTTTGGCGGATATGGGAAAGTTTCGGATGAATTAATTACTTTTGTAAATGATTTCAAGCGAATTAACCATATTCAATTGGATCCTATTTACACTGGAAAAATGGTTTTTGGAATTTTTCAATTAATTAAAAATCATTATTTTAGTGATAATTCTAAAATTCTTTTGGTTCATACAGGCGGATTGCAAGGAATTGAAGGAATGAACAAACTTTTAAAGAAGAAGAACAAAAATATTATAGAATGA
- a CDS encoding DUF5522 domain-containing protein encodes MKKFEEGDYYLSPEGFRIFTEQYLKRRGYCCKSGCKHCPYGYDKKTDKIKNKK; translated from the coding sequence ATGAAAAAGTTTGAAGAAGGAGATTATTATTTATCTCCAGAAGGTTTCAGAATATTTACTGAACAATATCTAAAAAGAAGAGGATATTGTTGCAAAAGTGGATGCAAACATTGTCCGTATGGATACGACAAAAAAACAGATAAAATAAAGAATAAGAAATAA
- a CDS encoding DUF2911 domain-containing protein yields MKITSTVLALLIGSCAFAQMKFPAVSSHAEVEQKVGLTEFEIEYNRPNVNGRKVFGKLVLNGEVWRTGANENTVIKFDKPIKVNGQELAAGEYALYSIPNKEEWEVIFYKDTKNWGNPKEWKESNIALKVKAPSTKSMNNKTETFEIRFTNVTQKSANLVLAWDNTTVVLDIETNTINEVLKMIGDQLNENSSAKDFYNSANFYYSNKLDRNQALKWVNTALEKDANAPDYYKELKVNLEKNKY; encoded by the coding sequence ATGAAAATAACATCAACAGTTTTAGCTTTGTTAATAGGAAGTTGTGCTTTTGCGCAAATGAAATTTCCTGCGGTAAGTTCTCATGCTGAAGTTGAGCAAAAAGTAGGTTTGACAGAATTTGAAATTGAATACAATCGACCAAATGTAAACGGAAGAAAAGTGTTTGGAAAATTGGTTCTGAATGGAGAAGTTTGGCGAACTGGAGCGAATGAAAATACGGTCATCAAATTTGATAAACCAATCAAAGTGAATGGACAAGAGTTGGCTGCTGGCGAATATGCGTTGTATAGCATTCCGAACAAAGAGGAGTGGGAGGTAATTTTTTATAAAGACACGAAAAACTGGGGGAATCCGAAAGAGTGGAAAGAATCGAATATAGCGTTGAAAGTGAAAGCTCCGTCGACAAAATCGATGAATAATAAGACAGAAACGTTTGAGATTCGTTTTACAAATGTGACGCAAAAATCGGCGAATTTGGTTTTAGCATGGGATAACACAACGGTTGTTTTGGATATTGAAACGAATACAATTAATGAAGTTTTAAAAATGATTGGAGATCAATTGAATGAAAATTCTTCTGCAAAAGATTTTTACAATTCAGCAAACTTCTATTATTCGAATAAATTGGATCGAAATCAAGCGTTGAAATGGGTTAATACAGCTTTAGAAAAAGATGCAAATGCGCCAGATTATTACAAAGAATTGAAAGTTAATTTGGAAAAAAATAAATATTAA
- a CDS encoding potassium channel family protein — protein MFLIICFGVLIICVNVILQSTVTVYSLKYLHKFNLRKQRLTFSEVLWQMAISVSFLTLLHGAQCTIWAATFYFNPNIDNLYSFQEAIYFSLITFTTVGYGDVVIDSEWKIMAGLEAINGIMMVGWSTALMFSYLQIILKKNITQ, from the coding sequence ATGTTTCTAATTATATGTTTTGGTGTATTGATTATTTGTGTAAATGTTATTTTACAATCAACTGTTACGGTTTATTCGCTAAAATATCTACATAAATTTAATCTCAGAAAACAACGATTAACGTTTAGTGAAGTGCTTTGGCAAATGGCAATTTCAGTATCTTTCTTGACTTTATTGCACGGTGCACAATGTACAATTTGGGCGGCTACTTTTTATTTCAATCCAAATATTGACAATTTATATAGTTTTCAAGAAGCAATCTATTTTTCATTAATCACTTTTACAACCGTTGGTTACGGTGATGTTGTGATTGATAGCGAATGGAAAATTATGGCTGGATTAGAAGCTATAAACGGAATTATGATGGTAGGCTGGTCAACTGCGTTGATGTTTTCTTACCTACAAATTATCTTAAAGAAGAATATTACTCAATAA